A part of Neovison vison isolate M4711 chromosome 6, ASM_NN_V1, whole genome shotgun sequence genomic DNA contains:
- the KCNJ15 gene encoding ATP-sensitive inward rectifier potassium channel 15: protein MDAIHISMSSAPLAKHTAGAGLKTNRPRVMSKSGHSNVRIDKVDGIYLLYLQDLWTTVIDMKWRYKLTLFAATFVMTWFLFGVIYYAIAFIHGDLEPREDVSNHTPCIMKVDSLTGAFLFSLESQTTIGYGVRSITEECPHAIFLLVAQLVITTLIEIFITGTFLAKIARPKKRAETIKFSHCAVITKQNGKLCLVIQVANMRKSLLIQCQLSGKLLQTHVTKEGERILLNQATVKFHVDSSSESPFLILPMTFYHVLDETSPLRDLTPQNLKEKEFELVVLLNATVESTSAVCQSRTSYIPEEIYWGFEFVPVVSLSKNGKYVADFSQFEQIRKSPDCTFYCADSEKQKLEEKYRQEDLRERELRTLLLQQSNV, encoded by the coding sequence ATGGACGCCATTCACATCAGCATGTCCAGTGCTCCCCTGGCAAAGCACACGGCAGGAGCTGGACTCAAGACCAACAGACCCCGGGTCATGTCCAAGAGTGGGCACAGCAACGTGAGAATCGACAAAGTGGATGGCATATATTTACTCTATCTTCAAGACCTGTGGACAACCGTCATTGACATGAAGTGGAGATACAAGCTCACCCTGTTTGCCGCCACATTTGTGATGACCTGGTTCCTTTTTGGAGTGATCTACTATGCCATTGCATTTATTCATGGTGATTTAGAACCAAGGGAGGACGTTTCAAATCACACTCCCTGCATCATGAAAGTGGACTCTCTCACTGGAGCGTTTCTTTTCTCCCTAGAATCCCAGACAACCATTGGCTATGGAGTCCGTTCCATCACGGAGGAATGCCCTCATGCTATTTTCCTGTTGGTTGCTCAGTTGGTCATCACAACCTTGATTGAGATCTTCATCACGGGCACCTTTCTGGCCAAGATTGCCAGACCCAAAAAGCGGGCGGAGACCATCAAGTTCAGCCACTGTGCCGTCATCACCAAGCAGAATGGGAAGCTCTGCTTGGTGATTCAGGTGGCTAACATGAGGAAGAGCCTTCTGATTCAGTGCCAGCTCTCCGGCAAGCTCCTCCAGACCCATGTCACTAAGGAGGGGGAACGGATTCTTCTCAACCAAGCCACTGTCAAATTTCATGTGGACTCCTCTTCAGAGAGCCCCTTCCTCATTTTGCCAATGACATTCTACCACGTACTGGATGAGACAAGCCCCCTGAGAGATCTCACACCCCAAAACCTGAAGGAGAAGGAGTTTGAACTCGTGGTCCTCCTCAATGCCACTGTGGAATCCACCAGCGCAGTCTGCCAGAGCCGCACATCTTATATTCCAGAGGAGATCTACTGGGGCTTCGAGTTTGTGCCTGtggtttctctctcaaaaaatggAAAGTACGTGGCTGATTTCAGTCAGTTTGAACAGATCCGAAAGAGCCCGGATTGCACCTTCTACTGTGCGGATTCTGAGAAGCAGAAACTTGAGGAGAAGTACAGGCAGGAAGATCTGAGGGAAAGGGAACTAAGAACTCTTCTGTTACAACAGAGCAATGTCTGA